CCCGACCGTCCAACGGAACTCACCAGCGAGTCGATCGAGGGGTTCCTGAGCGCATACGAAAGAGCCTACCAGTACAACGATGCGCTCGCTGCCAGTCCCAACAAGATCGGACGCACCAACGAGTTCACCGTCTTCGTCCAGTCGGTCTCCGTGGACGCCGAAAACGAGGGGTTCACGGCGACCGTATCGGGCCAGTACGAGTCCGACTTCCTCGATACGTCGGCGTCAACCGTGACTCCGGAGACGGCGACAGAGACTCCTCTCCCAGCAGGACGCGGGCCCTTCGAGGCCTCGTACGTGATAACGGATCGCCTGCTCCGGCGCGAGGGCGTCGTCCACGAGTGCTGGTGATCGCTATCCCGACGAGACGGACAGGTCGACACCGCGGAGTCGCCGGGCGTTGATCGCGACGATCACCGTTCTCAGCGACATGAAGACCGCTCCGATTGCCGGGGAGAGGGGGATACCGACAGGTGCGAGGACCCCTGCCGCGAGCGGGAGCGCGAACACGTCCCAGAAGCGCCTCGGATCACGTTCAACAAACAGACCCGTCGAGTTCGAGCGAACCAACGGACGACCGTCGTCGTTCCGCGTGCCGATCTCCCGGCGGGAGGGTACGTGGTCATCCATCATGGGCGGCACGAAGGCAACGCGAACAGTGGAAACAGCCACACGCACGGTGGAGGTGACCACCATATCATCGGCCATTCCGAGTACCTCGAACCGGGCCACTACGGTGGTCTCAAGATACCAGTTTCCCCGCCTGGAACTGGTGAGAAAACGTTGACCGCAATGCTTCACGAGGACAACGGTGACCGAGTATTCGAACACCCCGGCGGAGACCTCCACTACACGTCGCCGGACGGGTCCGGTCCAGTCCGAGACGTCGCTGAAGTGACGTTCAGGTGAGCGGCCCCCGACTGACCTTCCGAATTCGTCGACCCGATACCGAGAGGCGTGCTCACAGCTGGTTGACCATCCGTACCGATCATCACCGACGTTCGAGTCGTGATATCGATCCGCTGATGATGCTTACGACATCGGGGGGGATTCTTCGGACTCTACCCGTTCTTTGAAGAAGACGAGCTCCTTGTTAGTGTGTTCGTAGAGCTCGGTTTCCCCGTCGAGTACGGTCGTGAACAGCCATCTCAACGTGTGTCCCCAACGGTTATTCGGAAAGTCCATCCAGACGGCATGAGACATCCGAGTTCCGGCCTCAGTCTCCTCCAGTCGGATGGTGCCACCCTCAGGGATTCGAACGGTGACGAGCCCGCGCAGGAACGGGTAGTAGGCCGTCCCGGTCCATACTGCCACGTTCGGATAGTCGATGTAGGGGAACCGACCGTGCAGGTTGGCGTACATCCCGGCGACCTCTTCGCGCTGATGGAACGTTGCGCCTTCACGCGGGCGGTTATCAGAGGTGTCGTATTCGAGCCCGTAGTGTTCCTCGGGATTCGATGCTGTCCAGTGGACGGGGTCGGTCACGTATTCCCAGACGTTCTCGGGAGAAGCATCGATGACAATCTCGGCTTCGTCGGTGAGATACATTGATTCTCCGTTCACCTGCTGTTACCGAGCGAAGACGTTGTACAGTCGTGCGAAGGCGTACACGAGGACGAAGCTGACAACGGCCGCTTCGGCCATTCCCGCAGCGGTTCCGACGACGGTCGGTTCGAAGAACAGATGCCACTGTTGCATCGCCACCACCGCACTCCCGTAGACACCGATCGCTCCGAACACGCCGAGCAGGAGCATCACCACGGCGGAGACGACTGCTGCAGCGCCCGCGAACGCCAGTGCGTCGAGGTGCATCACACCGGCGGTTGGTCCCATCTCGTACGTGTCCTGGTTTTCGGTCGCCGTGCTCATGGCTGAAGATACGCTCGACTGGTTCAATCGACTTTCTCTTACTATTCGAAAGCGGGATCTCCTCGTCAACACGTTTCGGATGAGATGCGAGTCGAAATTGCGACACTGCACTCCGCTCTGCACGGTTGAGCTGTATGAATCACCAGTAGCGACTGCCAGCTGGGGCCAGTGAGCTTCGGTAATCAATAACAAGGGTCGTGATTTGAGGACCGAAGACCAAGATCGTGTCCGGAGTAAACCTTCGAATGAGTGATTCGGAGGATACGTCGCCTCATTTAATGAAGAACAACTGACAAAGCTGATGGCCGTGATGATGTAGATATGCAAGCCGCCCTCCTCGACGGGATTCTCGAATCCCTGCGGATCGGTTTCGGGTTCCTCTGGACGGCAGCCTGGGCGATCATCATGGGGCTGGTGATCACGAGCCTCGTCCAAGTCTACGTCTCGAAAGACCGGATGGCCCAACTCCTCGGGGAGGAGAACCCTAGTGGACTCGTGAAGGCGACGGCGTTCGGTGCCGCGAGTAGCGGCTGTAGCTTCGGCGCCGTCGCGATCGGGAAAGGACTGTTCAAGAAAGGCGCACACGCGGTGAACGTCCTCGCGTTCATGTTCGCCTCGACGAACCTCATCGTCGAACTCGGACTGATGATCTTCATCCTCCTCGGCTGGGAGTTTCTGGTTGCCGAACTCCTCGGCGGCGTCATCCTCATCGCCGTGATGGCTCTCTTGGTGCATCTGACCCTCCCCGAGAACCTCTTCGATCAGGTACGGCAGGAACTGAACGAACGCGACCACGACCGGGGAATCACCGAGGACCCGACCTGCGGGATGGAAGGCAAAGACGAGTATTCACTCACGACTGACGGGGGTGAGACACTGAAGTTCTGCTCGCAGGGCTGTATGGAAACCTATCAGCAAGAAATCGCCAGTAGTGGTGGGTGGCGTGACGAACTCCTCTCGTGGGGTGGCTGGTACAAGCTCGGCAACCAGTACCGGAAGGAATGGTCGATGATCTGGAAGGACGTCGTCGCGGGCTTTCTCGTCTCGGGATTCGTCATCGTGTTCGTCCCCCAGTGGATGTGGAACGCGCTGTTCCTCCAGGGGGATGGAGTGCTCGTGAGTGCCGAGAACGCCGTGGTAGGTGTGTCGATTGCGGTCATCAGCTTCGTCGGAAGTATGGGCAACGTTCCCTTCGCTGTCGCGCTCTGGGGAGGCGGTATCAGCTTCGCGGGCGTCATCGCGTTCGTCTACGCCGACCTCATCACCATCCCCGTTCTCAACGTCTACCGGAAGTACTACGGCTGGGAGGTGATGCTGTACATCCTCGGTATCTTTTTTGTGACGATGGCGTTCACCGGCTTCCTCATGGAGGAACTGTTCACCATCCTCGGAATCGTTCCGGACCTCGCTGGTGGACAGACTGCGCGTGAACAGACGTACTTCGAACTCAACTACACGTTCTACCTCAACCTCGTCGCGTTCGTACTCTCCGGATTCCTCCTCTACGTCTACCGTCGTGGGCTCGGGGCGCCTGGACAGTACCGCGACCCGGTCTGCGGGATGCGGACCGACGACAGCGGTCCGAGCATCACTCACGACGGCGAGACGTACTACTTCTGTTCGAACCAGTGCAAGCGGTCGTTCGAGGAACATCCGACCGAGTTTGCAGGGAGTCAGGAACAGACATCTGACGTGCGGTCGTCACAGGGTCATGAGCATCACTGAACAGGTCACATAGAACTTCTCCACACAACCTCCACCAGCACTCTTGCTCCATACAATCAAAACTGGTAGGAGGGTGACGGGATAACGACAGAGCATGAACCAGACACACGTCGGAGCGAGGGGTGGGCGATGAACCGGCGTCGGGCCGATCTGATCGTGGGCCTTCTCGTCGTTGTAGTCCTCGTCGTCGGTGGCGCACTCACGGTGCAAGCCTACCAACAGCAGCGTGTCCTGGGCGGTATGGGGACGATGATGGGAGGCTCGATGGCGACCGTCCACGGAACCAATCCACTCTGGTACGCCCTTGGAACCCTGCTCGTCGCCGCTATCGTCGGCGTCCTGTACCTTACCGTCCGTGACAGCCTCGGCGTCTCGGGTGGGAGTGACCAGTTCCCGAGGGAGCCGATCGGTTCTGACGGACGAACACTCGACAGTCAGGCCGCAGACGAGTCGTCGAAGCGGACACAGAACCCGGAGGAGCAGCCTCGCGAACGCGTCCTCGATCTCCTGCCGGAAGACGAACGACGAATCCTCGAGCCGGTTCTCACCTCCCCCGGAATCACGCAGATCGAACTACGGGACCGCTCGGACTTCTCGAAGAGCAAGGTGAGCCAGACTGTGAGTGAACTCGAAAAACGCGGGCTCCTGTACCGAGAACAACAGGGACGAACATATCGGATCTACCCGAGCGAGAGCCTGTCACAAGACGAGTGAGCCATCTGCTAACGATTGTCAAACAATTAAGCTGGTAGAGATCGTACGGAAAGACATGTGCAGCCGCCACGCCGCACATCTCATCGCGGAGTACGAGGCGACGCGGCTTGCCCGCGAAGAGAACGAGGAAACGAGCGACACTCCGAGCACGACGGAGTCGGAGCAACAGTCGAGTGAACGGACCGGCGCGATAGCGGCTGTAGTCGCTTGGATTTCTCGGTGACTACCGAATCGTCAGGGGCGATTCTCTCCCGGAGCCGACAGCATGCTTAGTCGGCGGCCCGTGCCTGTCCACTGCGCTGGGTTTGACCCATCTCGGCGGGATTCTTCATGCCCTCCTTGACGCCGAAGTGGACCAGCGTGGCGTTGACGGGGAACGCGAAGACGAAACCGACCGATAGTGAGAACACGAGTGCGCCCCAGAACAGCAGGTCACCGATATGGGCTTGACTGGCGATCAGCAGGTCCGTCCCGATGGCGGCGATCTCCATGACAGTGATGCTCGGCGTCTCGCTGTAGAGGGCGTCGAGCATCGCCTCGCCGAATCCGACGCCCTCCTGCATGAGGGGGCCGACGGTGAGCGCGTAGCCGAACGTGTATGCGAGCGCGAACGTCCCCGCCGTGACGAGGAGCGTACTCTGCAAGGCGAGCAGCCCGGCGAGGAGTACGAATCCGAGGACTTCACCGGCTCCACAGCCGGAGTAGCAGTGGGCGGTCGAGCGGAAGCCCCGCCGCCACAGCGAGTCGTTGCTGATCTGGGTGCGTCCGGAGTACCAGTAGACGGCGAGTCCGAACGGCCCGGAGTAGAGGACGACCAGTGTCCAGACCGCTTTCATCAGCGACGGCAACGCCTGGTTTCGCTCGCGGAGATCCCACCAGAGGGTGCCGACGGACGCGACGACTAGCAGCGCCCAGACGCCCATCACGAAGGGATCCGACAGAATCGGCTTCATCACGTGGCGAACCGGTGCGAGTGTGTGTTCGATCTGTGTGAGCAGGTTCTGGAGTGGCATGGTCGCGTTGACGAGAGCGACGTCTCTCTCGTTACTGCTTGCAGTCGCGGGGCGTATGCTCCTGCAAGACATGAGTGAGGTTGGCCATTTTACTCGATTGTGGTTAACAATCCAAACCGCGAGCGCCCCCCGGGAGTAGAGGTGCCGAACTCGGAGCCCATCGAATTCGCCGGCGATGAACGATCTCTCTCGAGAAAAACGATTAGATCGCGTTATACACGTTCTCGAACGGTCTCCTGTGCAGGTTCGCGCCCACGCCGATAACTCCTGAGGGGTCCTATGGGTAATCGAGGAGAAAGCCAATGACCAACATCAGAATCGGACGCTGGCTGCTGGTGGTGCTCGCAATCGTCGGACTCGCGCTCACCGCGAGCGTGGTCAGCGCACACGGTGACGACCCGACCGGTGAGGACGCTCCCCCCTACGACGGGACCGCCGCAGAGTGGGCGGCCTGGATGGAGACGCATATGACCGACCACATGGGACCGGGTAGCGTTGAGTGGATGGAATCGCACATGGGCGTGACTATCGACGAGATGGCCCATGTCATGGCTGACAGCGACTACGACGACCACAGGAGGTACGGGCAGGGACGGGGGTGCTGAACCCGGTTCGCTGGCTACCCCTGAGCGGATGACTGAACGTCACACGACTACACAAACACACCAATCATGAACCAGATCACCGATGCTGTCGGACGGATCGTGCGTCGAATGACGATACTCGCCATCCCCCTGCTCGCGGGCGCGAGCGGTACCGCTGCTGCTCACAGTGGAGGGAGCTACGGTGGCGGGATGATGGGTGGCGGCTGGGGGCTCTTCGGTGGGACGATGGGCCTCTGGGGCCTCCTCTGGATGGGCCTCCTGATCGCCATCCCCGTCTACCTCGCCTACGCGCTCCTCACGCGCAACTCGGACAGCCGAGAGGGTCGGCCACTGTCGGTCCTTCGTGAGCGCTACGCTCGTGGAGAACTCTCCGAAGAGGAGTTCGAGCAGCGACGAACCAAGCTCGAACAAACAGGATGAGACAGACGGTCAAAGGCCAAGAATATCTATTTTGGAGGATCGACCCTCAACTGCATGAAGAACCCGCAAAATTAAACCCTCAGATACAGTAGTGTTTAGTATAGGACATATAATACAAACTACTGTGAATGGAGCGTTCGGCGAAACCGTCGAGGCTGCGGTCGCCGCACTCGAAGACGAGGGTTTCGGAGTCCTCTGCGACATCGATGTGCAGGCGACGCTCAAGGAGAAGCTCGGCAAGGAGTGCCGGCAGTACCGAATCCTCGGTGCATGCAATCCGGCACTGGCACACGAGGGGCTGGCCGAGGAGATCGAACTCGGGGCGCTCCTCCCGTGTAACGTCATCGTTTACGAGACCGACGACGGCGGCGTCGTCGTGAGTGCGGTCGACCCGCAGCAGTTGGTCGGGATTGCCGAGAACGCTGTTCTCGACTCGATCGCGACCGAGGTTCACGAGCGGTACGAGCGCGTCTTGTCGACCATCACCGACGAACTCGGAGCCAGGTCGGAGGTCTGATTCCAGATGTCTTCGTCGAACCAATTCGACACCACAATTATCATTCTCCTGATCCTCGGGGCGATCATCATCTTCCCGTTGCTCACGATGGGGATGGGATTCGGCGGAATGATGGGATACGGCGGCATGATGGACGGGTACGAGAGTGTCGGTGGTTGGTGGCCACTCGTCGGAATGGTCATGCAGCTCGTCTTCCTTCTCGTCCTCCTTGGTGGGGGAGATCTCGTCTATCGGCGCGTGACCGGCGCTCAAGACGCTCGAAACCCGGCGATGGAGGAATTGCGCATGGCGTACGCTCGTGGCAACCTCACCGATGAAGAGTTCGAGAGACGTCAAGAGAAGCTGGAACGATCGAAATGACGACCGAAGATGGTCTTGAGTTTTAATCAGTAACAAAATCCGACAACAATCCTCACCAGGGTGTCTTATAACTCGCACTTCCGAGATACTGCTCGAATTTACAGGCCGTTGAATAAAGTCATTATCTGTGGTTATCCCCGACGATGAAGACGTGGTCTGCGCGTTATTTGGAATAAATCACGGTACTCGCATTACACCTGTGCCAGGTATCGTCTCCGCTGTTCCATCTTTTCTCGTTCCGTCCGCCGGTCGTAGTGTTCGTCCAGAACCGCCGTGGAGACGTTCGCTCGTGCGCTCACCACTGGCTCGGGCACGTCCGAGTTCAACCAGTGGAGGGTGTCATAGAAGAGTTCTCACACCGTGATCACGGTACTTCCCGGATTGTCTCCACGTTCGTAGTTGGTGATTGCGACGACGAGGCGAAGGCACAGGGCGAGAAATACCTGCGCCCGTGCGTGGACGCGGCCTCGGGCGTGCGTTCGCCCGAGGCCGCAGTCCTTCACTGATTCGTTGGTTCGTTCGACTCCACTACGGCGGTTGTACGTCTCATCCAACGTGGACTGCTTCAACTGAACGTCCTCGCCGTGTTCGGTGATGCGGTCTTCGACCCTGTACTCAATGTCTTTCGGGTCATCAGCGTTCCGGGCGTTGTATGGAGCGACTGGCACGACCCCTGCGGTCAGCAGGTGGTCGTGCCAGTCGAGCGTGTCGTAGGCGCTGTCACCGACCATCCAGATCGGTGTGGCGACGGCGAGCGCGTCACGCGTGACGCGCATCGCCGTCTCTTCTGGCGCTTGCTTACTCTCGGTGAACTCCGCTCCGATCGGGATCTTTTGCCCGGTCGAGACGATCGTACAGCCGTAGCCGTAGTAGTACTCGTCGTCGGTTGGATCGTAGCACTTTGAGGCGTCTGGATCGGCGGGCATCGCCCTCACGTCTGTTGAATCGATACAGTAGGTCAAGTCGAGCAGGCCGCGCCGGGCGGCCTGCTCGACGAGGTGGTCGAACACCTTGTCAACGACGTGTTCAAGATCGGTGAGAAAGCGATCGACCGCGTCTCTCGACGGCGGTCGATCGAATCCACAGCTCAGCCAGACGACCGTGTTCCGAAGCTCTCGTTCAACGGGACGAATGCCGTAGATGTCCTTGTAGTAGCAGTGGAGAAAGCCACGCATCAGTTCTGGTGGTTCGTGGTCTCGTGTTCGCCCCGTCTTCGCCGGGGCGAACACGTCGAACTCTTCGAGAAACTCGAAAGAGAGGTGCTCGAACAGCGCTAGCGTCTCTGTCTCCACGGCATTGAAGAACGAGTCTACCGAAGGATCATCTTGCAGGGTCGCTGAACTCATCCACCTCAGCGTTCACCCTGCTCTTTGGTGTGCTAATCGTTCTATGACACCCTCCCAGTGGGTAATGGCACCACAACGAACGGCGTGGGGGGACACCGATGACGGACAGGCGAACGACTGACTACGATCAATTGCTGCTTTGCACTCCGAAATATCTCGGTCATGTGGACATTCGCCTGTAAACGCACAGGGTCGAGTCATCGAGTAAACGTAGCTCTGAATCGTGGTGAGATGCGCCCGACCCTTGGCAGTAGACACGAGTGGGGTCCGACCGTACTCGTCAACCGGATCTGGTCGACGGTCTGCAATCCACGCGTCCAGCACAGAACACGTCTCCGCCGAGAGCGCGATGAACCGTTCGCCGTTGAATTTGTTCTTGATTGGTGTTCCTGTTTCGGGACGGTGCCGCACATCTAGCGACATCTCCTGTGGGTCGTAGTCGTCCACGTCCAGCGCGTGAATCGCACCTCTCCTGAGCAAAGCATGTCAAATCAGGAGAAAAGTCGCGTGCCGCTCAGAAGCATACTCGTAGGTAGAGAGGTAGTCGAGAATCCCATCTGCGACCTCGGAGTCAAGCATCACGTCACGAGAGTTCTCCCCGTCAGCCAAACTTGGAGAGACGACTTTGGATCATAGGTCGGTCGGAACCGCGTCAATCGTTCCACACCAACGGATGAATACGCGGAGTGTATCCATCTGTGACTTCTCAGTCGGTGGTGCGAGGTCGCCATCTACACGCCGCCACAGTCGGTAGCGGTGCAGCGTCCGTCCGGTGAGTTCGTTCAGCTTAGCGATATCCTGTTCGTCACACCATCGAATGAAGTGGCCCAGTCTAGATGAGTGTGCGTACTGGGTCGCTTTTGCTAGTTCGCTCTTGCGGTCTTCGAGGTACAGTTCGACGGCTGTTTCTGGGTCGAGTGGTTCGAGTGCCATGGCTCTGTGTCGATGCAAACCGGAGTCAACAACGACTCGAACCTGAAACCGTAATCGCCAGACAGCGCGGCGATTAATTCAGCTTCGTCAGACACTATGACGAATTCCCGTCGGGTCCGTGGCATCTAATCGAAAGATAGCGGCGTAATCGGACCAAAATTTTAATTCGGATTCATCATGCGCCACGACGAACTCGAAGGGTTGAACGATTCCAGTGAGCCTCAGTCATCCACCTGCGACCAAGTCGAACCCGGGCGGTCCGTGTCGAATTACGTCAAGTCGAAAAGACGCGGCCCGGAGCTCGCGTAACTCAGGCACAGGCGCAGAAGCCGGGAACGTCACTCGACGACAGTCGTGTCACCCGCATGCCAGCCCACAAGGTCTCCAGTAGTTGGCACCCTGCGCACTACGAGTCGGCGAAGAACGCGTCGTACTCCGCGACGAACGACCGCAACTCCCGTCGCGTCGGCGCCTTGTCGTGACGCATGAAGTAACTCGAGACTGAATTCGCTAACACGAGGGCTGCACCGTCGGACATGCCCTCTATCTCGCACTCGGGCTGACACCGACGTTCGTTGCGCTCGCACGGGAAATCGGCCCGGTCGGTGCGTTCCGCTACGGTCTCCGCTGGCTTGTGAGTCATCCGACTCCTGCACTGGCGATGGGCCTGCTGAGTCTCGTCGTTCTCGTGCTTACCGCACTCTTGACGATCGCGTTCGTCCTGACGTTTGCCGGTGTTGCGTTCCCGTTACAGGTTGCTGTCGTCGAGACAGTCGACAGCCAGACAGCCGACGCGTCGACCTCGACAACGGTCGCCGCGTGCTAGCACGATTTAGTTACCAAATCGGTAGTCCTCTCGAGCGGGTCGTGTCTGAACGTCTTCGCCGTCTGGTGGAATCGATGTCAAAGTTGATACGACCGTTCGACGAGTACTTCGGCGAGCGCGACTGATTGCACGGTCGAACCGAGCCATGTCGGTTCGCCGGGGAGCGGGAAACGGATTCAGGTCGGCTTGACGGCTTCGATGGTCGCTGAGACCACGTATTCACTCACGTCTCGTTCCGCGTCCCACTCGCGGATGAACTCCTCACTCCCCTCGTCCGATTCGATTCGAATCGCTTCGAACCCGGCGTTCGAGAGCATTCGTTTCACGTCCGGTATCGGTGACGCACCCGCAATACAGGAGGCAACCGATTCGGGGTCAGCGTGGACATCGTCCGGCAACTCGGCGGTCAGGACAACGTCCGAGATGGCGAGTCGCCCACCAGCACGAAGCGCGCGATAGCCCTCGTGGAACACCTGCTGTTTGTCCGGGGAGAGGTTGACCACGCAGTTCGAGATGATGACGTCGACCGTCCCGTCAGCAACTGGAAGGTGTTCAATCTCGCCGAGTCGGAACTCCACGTTGTTCGCATCGTTCTTCGTGACGTTGTCGCGGGCTTTCTCGACCATCTCCGGCGTCATATCGACGCCGATGACGTGTCCGGTCTCTTCGACTTCGTGAGCAGCGAGAAAACAGTCGAAGCCCGCGCCGGAGCCGAGGTCGAGGACGGTCTCGCCGGGTTGCAGGGAGGCGATCCCGTTCGGATTTCCACAACCGAGGCCCAAGTTCGCGCCGTCGGCAACGGCGGCTTCCTCGTCTTCGGAGTACCCGAGTTGCTGCGTCAGGTCCTCCTCTGCAGTGGTATCTGATCCGCTACAGCAACTCGACGATTCGCTCGCAATCCGCGCGTATCGTTGTCGGACTGCTCGCCGCTGTTCGTCAGGAGCTAGCCTCTCAGTCACCGAGTCCGATGGAGACGGTTCACGCATCCGGCTCACCTCGTGTCTCATCGAGCGTGTTCAGGAGGGTCGTCGCTCGCGGAGTCGCAGCGTAGTATCGCCACCGTCCGTCTTTGCGTCGAGACACGAGGCCGGCGGTGTAGAGCCGTGAGAGCGCCTGACTGATGGCGCTCTGACTGACGCCGAGTGCAGGTTCGAGTTCACAGACGCAGACGCCACCGTCCGCGTCGGCGATGAGTCTGAGTGCCTCGTAGCGCGTGTCGTTTCCGAGGGCCGCGAGAACCTGTACGTCCGAGGCGAGTTCCGACTCCGTCAGTGAGTGGTGTGTAGTAGTACAACACTCTCTGTCGGACTGAACGTTCTCGTTCTGGGTCGATGGGGACGATTGCTGACTCATCTTAGTAGATTCTAATATTAGCAAGTGCTAATGTAAGCGTTTCGCAGGAGGGTGATATACACCGGAGAGATCTAGCGTGAAAGTTCTGTACGTGGATCAGTCGAATTCCGGTGAGGCGTGT
This Salinigranum marinum DNA region includes the following protein-coding sequences:
- a CDS encoding DUF7282 domain-containing protein, translating into MVIHHGRHEGNANSGNSHTHGGGDHHIIGHSEYLEPGHYGGLKIPVSPPGTGEKTLTAMLHEDNGDRVFEHPGGDLHYTSPDGSGPVRDVAEVTFR
- a CDS encoding SRPBCC family protein produces the protein MYLTDEAEIVIDASPENVWEYVTDPVHWTASNPEEHYGLEYDTSDNRPREGATFHQREEVAGMYANLHGRFPYIDYPNVAVWTGTAYYPFLRGLVTVRIPEGGTIRLEETEAGTRMSHAVWMDFPNNRWGHTLRWLFTTVLDGETELYEHTNKELVFFKERVESEESPPMS
- a CDS encoding permease; translated protein: MQAALLDGILESLRIGFGFLWTAAWAIIMGLVITSLVQVYVSKDRMAQLLGEENPSGLVKATAFGAASSGCSFGAVAIGKGLFKKGAHAVNVLAFMFASTNLIVELGLMIFILLGWEFLVAELLGGVILIAVMALLVHLTLPENLFDQVRQELNERDHDRGITEDPTCGMEGKDEYSLTTDGGETLKFCSQGCMETYQQEIASSGGWRDELLSWGGWYKLGNQYRKEWSMIWKDVVAGFLVSGFVIVFVPQWMWNALFLQGDGVLVSAENAVVGVSIAVISFVGSMGNVPFAVALWGGGISFAGVIAFVYADLITIPVLNVYRKYYGWEVMLYILGIFFVTMAFTGFLMEELFTILGIVPDLAGGQTAREQTYFELNYTFYLNLVAFVLSGFLLYVYRRGLGAPGQYRDPVCGMRTDDSGPSITHDGETYYFCSNQCKRSFEEHPTEFAGSQEQTSDVRSSQGHEHH
- a CDS encoding helix-turn-helix transcriptional regulator yields the protein MNRRRADLIVGLLVVVVLVVGGALTVQAYQQQRVLGGMGTMMGGSMATVHGTNPLWYALGTLLVAAIVGVLYLTVRDSLGVSGGSDQFPREPIGSDGRTLDSQAADESSKRTQNPEEQPRERVLDLLPEDERRILEPVLTSPGITQIELRDRSDFSKSKVSQTVSELEKRGLLYREQQGRTYRIYPSESLSQDE
- a CDS encoding DUF4396 domain-containing protein, with amino-acid sequence MPLQNLLTQIEHTLAPVRHVMKPILSDPFVMGVWALLVVASVGTLWWDLRERNQALPSLMKAVWTLVVLYSGPFGLAVYWYSGRTQISNDSLWRRGFRSTAHCYSGCGAGEVLGFVLLAGLLALQSTLLVTAGTFALAYTFGYALTVGPLMQEGVGFGEAMLDALYSETPSITVMEIAAIGTDLLIASQAHIGDLLFWGALVFSLSVGFVFAFPVNATLVHFGVKEGMKNPAEMGQTQRSGQARAAD
- a CDS encoding SHOCT domain-containing protein; translated protein: MNQITDAVGRIVRRMTILAIPLLAGASGTAAAHSGGSYGGGMMGGGWGLFGGTMGLWGLLWMGLLIAIPVYLAYALLTRNSDSREGRPLSVLRERYARGELSEEEFEQRRTKLEQTG
- a CDS encoding DUF302 domain-containing protein, yielding MGHIIQTTVNGAFGETVEAAVAALEDEGFGVLCDIDVQATLKEKLGKECRQYRILGACNPALAHEGLAEEIELGALLPCNVIVYETDDGGVVVSAVDPQQLVGIAENAVLDSIATEVHERYERVLSTITDELGARSEV
- a CDS encoding SHOCT domain-containing protein, with product MSSSNQFDTTIIILLILGAIIIFPLLTMGMGFGGMMGYGGMMDGYESVGGWWPLVGMVMQLVFLLVLLGGGDLVYRRVTGAQDARNPAMEELRMAYARGNLTDEEFERRQEKLERSK
- a CDS encoding transposase yields the protein MSSATLQDDPSVDSFFNAVETETLALFEHLSFEFLEEFDVFAPAKTGRTRDHEPPELMRGFLHCYYKDIYGIRPVERELRNTVVWLSCGFDRPPSRDAVDRFLTDLEHVVDKVFDHLVEQAARRGLLDLTYCIDSTDVRAMPADPDASKCYDPTDDEYYYGYGCTIVSTGQKIPIGAEFTESKQAPEETAMRVTRDALAVATPIWMVGDSAYDTLDWHDHLLTAGVVPVAPYNARNADDPKDIEYRVEDRITEHGEDVQLKQSTLDETYNRRSGVERTNESVKDCGLGRTHARGRVHARAQVFLALCLRLVVAITNYERGDNPGSTVITV
- the arsM gene encoding arsenite methyltransferase, giving the protein MREPSPSDSVTERLAPDEQRRAVRQRYARIASESSSCCSGSDTTAEEDLTQQLGYSEDEEAAVADGANLGLGCGNPNGIASLQPGETVLDLGSGAGFDCFLAAHEVEETGHVIGVDMTPEMVEKARDNVTKNDANNVEFRLGEIEHLPVADGTVDVIISNCVVNLSPDKQQVFHEGYRALRAGGRLAISDVVLTAELPDDVHADPESVASCIAGASPIPDVKRMLSNAGFEAIRIESDEGSEEFIREWDAERDVSEYVVSATIEAVKPT
- a CDS encoding metalloregulator ArsR/SmtB family transcription factor — protein: MSQQSSPSTQNENVQSDRECCTTTHHSLTESELASDVQVLAALGNDTRYEALRLIADADGGVCVCELEPALGVSQSAISQALSRLYTAGLVSRRKDGRWRYYAATPRATTLLNTLDETRGEPDA